agagagaggaaaggaagtaaGCATGAAGAAACATGTAGTAGTTAATGTTAAAGCAAAAGCACGGGAAGTCTTCAATAGGCGTAAAGAGAGGAGGTTAGAAGTGTTGAAGGGGGAACGAGAACACATAGAAAGAGGACAACAaatcaggagggagaaggaggaaagaCGGCTGGAGATGGAAAGAAAACAGGAGAGGGCAAGACAACAAGAGGAGCAGGATAGAAAACAAGACATTGAAATTGCTAGACAGAAAGAAATGTTCAgactaagagaggaggagaggcagagagaggaagagagagaggagcagagaaagagagccattGAAGGCCATTTAGCTTtaatcagagagaaagagaagatttTAGAGGTAAAGAAAAAGAGGAGATGGTGGAAGAGGAAAGAAGGGAGATCCCTGAGTACAAGAGGGGTGACTTAGAGGacactgaagaggaggaggagaaggaagatgaCAAGGTGGACATTCTCCCACCTGATAAAAGTATCCGAAGGAGAGCTGTGGGCTGGGTAAACAAGAAGTGGGAGAAGAGGAACCTCAAAAAGATAGAGAGAACCTGTCAGAGAGAAGCTGAGGAGGGCGATAAGATCGTCCACATAGGTAAGACCTGTTTTCCCTCTACTTATGACATCATCCTCTGTAGTCTCCTCTACACACATACGTTCCACACCAGTCATCATGTTGCATCATTGTTTCAATATAAAAACTACTGTCCAAAATGGTCAAGCTGATCTGGTATCAACTTAAATGTATTGTACACAGGGAATTTAGAATGGAAAACTCAACTGGATCTCaatgaccctggtctaaagtagtgcatcatAGCCTTTTGAGGCCCTAAGAAACATTTTGTTCAGGTTTTTGACTACATTTCCTCCCAATCTACACTTTGCAACGCGGCGTAGCGAACATATTGCATTTTttaagcaagtttgctgcaattctacacattttcccatggggcggagagaagaaTTAGCCATTTGAAATCTATTTccttcaattctacacattttgccatggggtggagagaagaatTAGCCATTTTGAAATCTATTTCCTTCAATTctccacattttgccatgacttatggcATGTTAAGATAATATCTGAATGAAATTGACTAACAAAATTAATGGGGGCTCACTGTAGTTCAAGGCCCCTGGGTAATTTGACCAAAAAAGGTTTTTGGGGGGTCAGGGGGCCCCTAGTTGCCATGGGAACCTAAGCAATCGCATATGCCTAGGGCCTGGCACTTTACAAagaataggtgccatttgggactcatgttAAACTTTGGGTCAGGTCAATTCGGGAGGGGAATTATTTACATTTATTAACTAATTCCATGCCATGCTCAAATGAGAAGAGTAAAGAATCATTGAGATCCAACTGGGTTTTCTATTCCTAATTCCCTGTGTCCATTACATTTAAGTTGACTTCAGATCCACTAAGTTGAATGAGAACTCTActtcttctctccttccagtCATCCCTGGACCCATAAGGCTAACCATGAcccgggcagagagagagagggagaagaggaaggagctgctgaaggctgaggagagaaggaagaagttGGAGGATTTCAATAAGCAGTGGAGAGTGCAGTCGCTGCTTAAAAAACACACTCATCAacaactgaaggaggagagggagaagatgaAGGAAAAGTACCTGGAGCAGATTAATCTGGAGGCTGATGAGCAAATCCAGAAGTTCAGCACCCAGTACATCACCCGGTGTCCAACCACCCAACACAGCCACGACTACAACCACGGTCAGGAATTGCCGGGGTGGGCGACAGGCCAACAAGTAAGCCAAGAGCCTGTTGCATCTGGAGATGGCCAGCAGGAGGGGCCAAGGAGGCAACAGGCATGGGCAGAGAACCAGGAGGGGAGTTCAGAGAACCAGCAGGAGGGGCCAGAGAACCATCAGGGGGGGCCAGACAGCCAGCAGCTAGAAGCTCCAGAAGAGGTTGAAACATCAGAGCCAACCTCCAACAACAAGAAAAAGCCAAGCATCTGGAAGAGAATTAAGATGGGGTAAAGAATGTTTAAACATCTATTCAAGTTTTACACTGTTAATATACATGTTATCACTTTAAAAAGTGACATTATCCAAATGTGAGGGTTTAGTGTACATGCAACACACATGTAAATATGTAGATACTTACCTGTCTCTGTGATGTCTTACAGCCTTCCTGACGTGCTGTCTGCCTAGAGCTGGAACTCAATGAAGCCACAGTTCCACTGAGGTTACGTTGGTAATTAAAAGTGTCGCCCAataattcctcctcctctttaagtCATCAAGCCACATTTCCTCCTCAAAACATTATAGTCTCCTCTAGCCAGCAAGTATCCTCTTTATCAGGCAACAAACCATCTAAGGTCAGTGACCCTCCTCCCCAGAGCAGAGATTCTCATCTTTATCCAAGTTGAATTCATCTCTGATCACCACCTCTACTGTCCTAGAAAACATCCCAAAAATGGAAATGGTTTCAACAGAAGTCCTCCCCTCAAACCAGTGGCTCCACAGACCAGAGTTTCTCATCTTTATTCAAGTTGAATGCAACTCTGATCATTTCCACCACCTCTCCTGTTAAGGGGAGGTGCTGAAAAGGAGGTCTGGGAGGAGGTCTGCAGGTAGCCTGGACCGGACCGGTAGCAGCTAAGTTGCTGGCTCCATCCCCGGGCAGAGCTGCTCAAGTCAGGCCAGtgatgtttgatgatgtcatttttgtttgcaaatttattaaaaagcAATATTGTTGTTACGGTGTGGCTTGTTTTGTTATTTATTAGAATTGAAACATCCAGTAGTCATGGTAGATGTTAGACTTTCAATGAGACACCTAACATTCCATCAGTTTGATACAATGTGTGACATGTTATATTAGAGAGGAGTCCTCTATACACATCTATTTTAGACCATAGGAGAAATATCAGATTGAAATAGCTTCTCTAAGAGTCTGAGGAGAGAGCAACAGTAGACGCATCGTTAGCTCTCCCACCTCCAGTTCAGTACTCGGGTCATTCCACCAATTTAGTACCTTTTGGGGAGTGTAACTTTTATTCCACCtaattctaacattctgtcataaagagcacatgttcaacttaataaaaaacatgtttcccatctcaagagtaACAAATACATACTATAgcaagtgcctattaagtgccaaataaagtgacagggttgactgtaacagagttGACTATTTCATCTAGAATCAACCATAGATCCccatgtgacagggggaatggaatgcAAGCTTACCAAACACATGTAAATAGTTTAAACATTTCTAGactgtctatctataggtaacagggttgatacATTATAATTCAAAGATTAGTTCACCGTTTTTATTGGTCAATCAAAATGGAATGATTCAATCATACATTGTTTTACAGCGGTGAAGTTAGCTTGATATTAAAGATTCAGACTTTACTCTTCAATTCCTcatataatatatttatatatatattaatgtaatATTCTAAATCAGCTGATGATAGTGAATAAGTTAAACCTCTTGTTTTGCCAATTCGGTGTCATATTTACTTTTTGGAGGGGAAATGTAGCTAAAAATGTGCCATCCTCTGCTCAGAGGGTTAAGGGACCGTCTTAAAACTGCATCGCATACAATTGCCTGTAATTGAAAAAGGTCAATACCTTCTCAAAGACATGAAATAGAGTTCGAAAACAAATTTGACACTGTAAAGAGACCTTTTCTCTCTAATGCAAttagttacattttttttacttCTGTAAAAATCtacaaaatgttaaataaatcaCTTTACAATGAAAACATCAATATCTTCCACCCCATATGACTTTCATGAATACAACCAACTGTTATTGGTTCAGGAACCTCATCCCtccaatcaacaacaacaagtttTGTATTTTCTCACTTTAAGAATTTTCTATAAATTTAAATTTACTTTACATGAAAACAAATCTTAATATCATCCACCCCATATGACTTTCATGAGTAAAACTAACTCTTATTGGTTCAGGGACCTCATCCCTCAAATCGATAGCAattacttttgtattttttgacTTTGGTGATATTCTACCAACTTAAATTGACTTTATATTAAAAATACTTTCTTATAACGTCAATAGCTTCCACCCCATATTACTTTAATGAATACATGtttatttatatgtatttatccgttattttacctggtaaattgactgagaatacGTTCTCATGttcagcaatgacctggggaatagttacaggggagaggagggggatgaatgagccaattgtaaactggggattattaggtgactgagatggtttgagggccagattgggaatttagccaggacaccgggggtTAACACCTTTACTCTTACGATCAgtgtcatgggatctttaatgacctcagagagtcagaaCACCCGATTAACATCCCAGCCAAAAGacaacaccctacacagggcaatgtccccaatcactgccctggggtattgggatataTTTTTAACTCTTttaggaaagagtgcctcctactggccctccaacagcatctggtcttccatccagggactgacctgaaccaaccctgcttaacttcagaagcaagccagcagtggtatgcagggtggtatgctgctggcaagaaACTATCATTGGTTCAGGAACCTCATAATAAACGTCAATtactttctgtattttttttttactttatatttttttatgaatttgaatGGACTTTACCTGAAAAATGTTTCCCTAAAACTTCAGCAGCTTCCACTTTTATGATTACAACAAACTACTATTGGTTCAAAGACCTCTTCCCTCCAATCCACGGTAATTACGTTTGGACTTTTGGACATTACAAATGAAGTCAAAATGAAAACATTATTGGTGTTGTTGAATTAggttttcataatagcaagctaggactgatggtttggttatctAAACTAGCAagtatgtttgtttggttaccaaagcaactactgtagctatctagtaaacttgctagatACTTcaatggatgttgaacacatttctaccggcaaatgtgttaaattatagccatggtataaaagggataatcaactcagggctttatggttctctggaaaataatgcaagtccatggaaggtcagttccacagtgttcattatttACCATAGAACTCATAGtccctcgttgattatcccttacatcaCTTTATGAGCTGGATCTGCCTTTCTTTGCAACAGTGGAAGCTGCTGAGGAgacgacggctcataataatggttggaatggagtcaatggagtggGATCAACCACATCAAAGATGTGGATTCCACGTGTTTGATACCACTCAATTGActtcattccagacattattatgagccgtcgtctcctcagcagcctccactgctttgCAATTAGTTAGTTTGTTTTCCGTTGTTAGCATTTAGCTAACAGCGTCTATGTGAATTTGCTATCAGTTTGTGCTAATTTGTTAGCATTCTGGAAATAGAGGGCAATAGGTTTTTCTTGTGTTTTTAGCACCCCCTCATGTGCTATGCCGGTAATACTGTAAATCCCGGTATGAGAGAAGGATGGTATGAcaatatgaaaatctggataccgcccaagcctaatcaccacacctacctaccacaactaccacacctacctatcacaactaccacacctacctactacaactaccacaccTACTTATCCCAACTACCACATCTAGCTACCATAACTACCAGGCCTACGTACCAAATCTACCAAacctacctaccacaactacAACACCTACCTACCACAAATACCACCCCTATGTACCACAACTACCACACTTCCCTACCAAAACTAACACACGTACGTACCACAACTACTACACCAACCTATCACAACTACCACacccaccatcaccacacctaccgCAACTACCATCACCAAACCTACCTAACACAACATCCACACCTACGTACCATAACAtccacacctacctaccacaactactacACCTACCTAACACAACTACCACACCAACCTACCATAACTACCACATAGACCTACCACAACTAtcacacctaccatcaccacatCTACAATCAACAAATACCACAACTATCACATCTACTTTCACCAAACATACCACAgctaccatcaccacacctaccaccaccacacctaccAAACCTacctaccacaaccaccacacccatcatcaccacacctaccaaacttacccaccacaactaccaccacaCAAACCACAAGTAACATACCTACCATCACCTCATCTCTCACACCTAAAGTTATCACACCTACCATACCTACCTTCCCAAAACCAACCATCACCACAGCTACCtcacctaccatcaccacacccTCCAAACCTACCTACCACACCTACCACAACTATCACACCTACCTACCACAACTGTTACACCTACATCACACCTACCATCACTATACCAATCATTACACCTACCATCTCACCTACCATACCTACCTTCACCACACATACCATCCCTACCATCAAtacacctaccatcaccacacccACCATACCTACCATCCACACACCTAACATCACCACACCTATcacacctacaatcaccacaCCTACAATACCTACAACCACCACACTTAtcacacctaccatcaccacaaaTACCATACCATAATTACAGCACCACACCTACCATTTATACACCTACCATCACCTAACATCATCACATCTACCATAACCACACCTACCATACCTACCTTCACCACACCTACAATCACTACACTTACCATCACTACACCTACCATCATTACACCTACCATCCCTACACCTACCATCACCAtccctaccatcaccacacctaccatccctaccatcATCATACCTACTATCCCTACTATCACCACCCCTATCACACCTACCATCCCTAacatcaccacacctaccattATAAATGTGGATGGGTATTCTGCTTCATTCAATGATTACGGTATTGTAGAAGGTAGATACAGGAGTAGCCTATAGTCTACAATAATAATGTCATTGAATGTACTATAGTATCATTTATTTAATTGATGAATGAAATTGTAAATAGGCTCCTTCATTC
The sequence above is a segment of the Oncorhynchus kisutch isolate 150728-3 unplaced genomic scaffold, Okis_V2 scaffold2636, whole genome shotgun sequence genome. Coding sequences within it:
- the LOC116370580 gene encoding cilia- and flagella-associated protein 251-like translates to MVEEERREIPEYKRGDLEDTEEEEEKEDDKVDILPPDKSIRRRAVGWVNKKWEKRNLKKIERTCQREAEEGDKIVHIVIPGPIRLTMTRAEREREKRKELLKAEERRKKLEDFNKQWRVQSLLKKHTHQQLKEEREKMKEKYLEQINLEADEQIQKFSTQYITRCPTTQHSHDYNHGQELPGWATGQQVSQEPVASGDGQQEGPRRQQAWAENQEGSSENQQEGPENHQGGPDSQQLEAPEEVETSEPTSNNKKKPSIWKRIKMG